One stretch of Plutella xylostella chromosome 15, ilPluXylo3.1, whole genome shotgun sequence DNA includes these proteins:
- the LOC105383683 gene encoding glypican-6, whose translation MDVNQCCCDAKLSPNKKSIFGLRTQILSLLFVACFAAGVSVAEADVSCAAVRSHFQSKGMLSAVDIQDQPNSDVGGLCLNRGCCAAGSAALLTQHARTQLETSLRTELIKLAEILSNRAGKFDEFFRKLLQQSKQDFDAMFKRTYGMIYEQHSFVFEQLFEQLERYYSRGDTDLDSIMETFFGILYQKMFTVLNSQYTFDEKYLKCVGEHMRETQPFEDVPKKLSVQLRRAFVATRTFHKALRAGADVVRNMLQVGVTPECITSWTRLRSCGACGGGAAPACSRYCHNTLRGCLPQHADLAPHWDAYVDAVEKVADRLIGPFNIVMVVEPIDIKISEAIMNFQEHNQEISQKIFHGCGKPVLGGGGSVSGPFFAPDRSKRSLRSMPDFDWNKNPSDVDDFEIETSFETVLKEDPSLNSLSSKEDLKETVKKMAEQSKSRDRVLQYLKGDMDAEDYEDHERRRRDADPEPAGDLDYRSYEFEGKRTKGKKTVAKQPAESRDVRDWGSPALIRLVRETRARVRNSRRYWANLPFLLCTEPSVAAPPAPTAACFNGTSEAPYTLPAAGEGWAGLASNPEVRATGAAPAPTQQDALKLLTARLKDAYNGADVHWTDADDLQESQSQFRSTLVDAGGSGSGSGDYDDLTDDDEDRSPGPDFRGSGQGPPEDDDEKPAPGAPATDAPFTPVVVGGGGDDRHVSLNAPTDTLDQPIEPRAGPTDNLDEPPLPGSGNSLALHKALITYALPVVCAWLGTMVTDLI comes from the exons ACGTGGGCGGCCTCTGCCTGAACCGCGGGTGCTGCGCGGCCGGCTCCGCGGCGCTGCTGACCCAGCACGCGCGCACGCAGCTCGAGACCTCGCTCCGGACCGAGCTGATCAAGCTGGCGGAGATCCTGTCCAATCGGGCCGGGAAGTTTGATG AATTCTTCCGCAAGCTGCTGCAGCAGTCGAAGCAGGACTTCGACGCCATGTTCAAGCGCACCTACGGCATGATCTACGAGCAGCACTCCTTCGTCTTCGAGCAGTTGTTCGAGCAACTCGAGCGGTACTACTCGAGGGGAGATACGGACCTCGACAGCATCATGGAGACCTTCTTCGGGATATTGTACCAGAAGATGTTCACGGTGCTCAACTCGCAGTACACGTTTGATGAGAA ATATCTGAAGTGCGTGGGCGAGCACATGAGAGAGACGCAGCCGTTCGAAGACGTGCCCAAGAAGCTGTCGGTGCAGCTGCGAAGAGCCTTCGTGGCCACCAGGACCTTCCACAAGGCGCTTCGGGCGGGAGCTGATGTCGTCAGGAACATGCTGCAG GTGGGCGTGACCCCCGAGTGCATAACCTCGTGGACGCGGCTGCGCTCGTGCGgcgcgtgcggcggcggcgcggcgcccgcGTGCAGCCGCTACTGCCACAACACGCTGCGGGGCTGCCTGCCGCAGCACGCCGACCTCGCGCCGCACTGGGACGCGTATGTCG ACGCAGTAGAGAAGGTAGCAGATCGGCTCATCGGGCCCTTCAACATCGTGATGGTGGTCGAGCCCATCGACATCAAGATCTCCGAGGCCATCATGAACTTCCAAGAACACAACCAAGAGATCTCCCAGAAGATCTTCCACGGCTGTGGAAAACCCGTcctgggcggcggcggcagcgtgTCCGGCCCATTCTTCGCACCAGACCGCTCCAAGCGATCCCTCAGATCCATGCCAGACTTCGACTGGAACAAGAACCCGAGTGACGTAGACGACTTCGAAATCGAAACCTCCTTCGAAACAGTGCTTAAAGAAGACCCGTCTTTGAACAGTTTGAGCTCGAAGGAGGATCTTAAAGAGACTGTTAAGAAGATGGCTGAGCAGAGCAAGTCACGTGACAGAGTGCTGCAGTACTTGAAAGGCGATATGGATGCTGAAGACTATGAGGATCACGAGAGGAGAAGGCGGGATGCGGATCCGGAGCCGGCCGGCGACCTCGACTACAGGAGCTACGAGTTTGAGGGCAAGAGGACCAAGGGGAAGAAGACTGTGGCCAAACAGCCGGCCGAGAGTCGGGATG TACGCGACTGGGGCAGCCCAGCCCTCATCCGTCTAGTCCGAGAGACTCGAGCTCGCGTGCGCAACTCGCGTCGCTACTGGGCCAACCTGCCCTTCCTACTGTGCACCGAGCCCAGtgtcgccgcgccgcccgcgcccaccGCCGCCTGCTTCAACGGCACCAGCGAGGCCCC CTACACCCTCCCCGCGGCCGGCGAGGGCTGGGCGGGGCTGGCGTCGAACCCGGAAGTGCGGGCCACGGGCGCCGCGCCTGCCCCTACGCAACAGGACGCGCTGAAACTGTTGACTGCGAGGTTGAAGGACGCGTATAATGGGGCTGATGTGCATTGGACTGATGCTG ACGACCTGCAAGAGAGCCAGTCGCAGTTCCGCAGCACCCTAGTAGACGCGGGCGGCTCGGGCTCCGGCTCCGGCGACTACGACGACCTCACGGACGACGACGAGGATAGGAGCCCTGGACCCGACTTCAGAG GTTCCGGCCAAGGCCCGCCAGAGGACGACGACGAGAAGCCCGCGCCGGGCGCGCCCGCCACCGACGCGCCCTTCACGCCCGTGGTcgtgggcggcggcggcgacgacCGCCACGTCAGCCTCAACGCGCCCACGGACACGCTAGACCAGCCCATAGAGCCGCGCGCGGGACCCACAGACAACCTAGACGAGCCGCCGCTACCCGGATCCGGAAACTCCCTCGCCCTGCACAAAGCGCTCATCACATACGCGCTGCCGGTAGTCTGCGCCTGGCTCGGCACTATGGTCACCGATCTCATATAG
- the LOC119691217 gene encoding kelch domain-containing protein 4 encodes MGKKKNKNKVSGAVKTAAKTDKKLANKLKKELANLGEEDIAKVIAQIEKEEAKRAAASEKTLSAPPSPRAYASLTPHPLVNELILFGGEYHDGQKTLVYNELLFYNPEKNTWRQVKAPGGPPPRSAHQAIATPANKGELWVFGGEFTSPSETQFYHYKDLWCFSLAEKKWEKVSAPNGPSPRSGHRMVQLGHKLFVFGGYCDDGRECRYYDDLHAFCLDTRTWSKVETGGRGPAARSACIMLPAGPDSLLVYGGFSRVKEGRTEHTHTHTDMFRLVCKNGGWTWRALGAGGPLSPPARAGQAATANVQAGRGYVFGGILDVEETEEELRGELSDSLLMLDLEAARWHAVTLGGARQARADQETQDEKEPEPEPAVVVTDEVFTMKIGGAPAPAAAAPGAPAPAPAPRAGPTPRMSAMMCVQRSVLYVYGGLLEQDEKHFYLSDLYALDLHKLSEWKTVVAQPGLPAWYGSDSEWDSSEGSDSDSSESEDDE; translated from the exons GAAGATATTGCTAAAGTGATAGCTCAAATAGAGAAAGAGGAAGCTAAAAGGGCAGCTGCATCGGAGAAGACCCTGTCAGCACCTCCCAGTCCTCGCGCGTACGCCTCACTCACTCCACATCCTCTAGTGAATGAACTGATTCTGTTTGGAGGTGAATATCATGATGGACAGAAG aCATTAGTTTACAATGAGTTGTTGTTCTACAACCCTGAGAAAAACACTTGGAGGCAGGTGAAGGCACCGGGGGGACCCCCTCCGAGATCGGCCCACCAGGCCATTGCTACTCCAGCTAATAA AGGAGAGCTGTGGGTGTTTGGCGGAGAGTTCACAAGTCCTTCAGAAACACAGTTCTACCACTACAAGGACCTCTGGTGCTTCTCTTTAGCCGAGAAGAAATGGGAAAAG GTATCAGCACCAAACGGCCCCTCCCCGCGCTCCGGCCACCGCATGGTGCAACTCGGGCACAAACTCTTCGTCTTCGGCGGCTACTGCGACGACGGGCGCGAGTGCCGCTACTACGACGACCTGCACGCCTTCTGCCTCGACACCCGCACGTGGAGTAAGGTGGAGACTGGTGGTAGGGGCCCCGCCGCGCGCTCCGCGTGTATTATGCTGCCCGCTGGGCCGGATTCG CTCCTAGTATACGGCGGGTTCTCCCGCGTGAAGGAGGGCCGCACGGAGCACACGCACACGCACACGGACATGTTCCGCCTGGTCTGCAAGAACGGCGGCTGGACGTGGCGCGCGCTCGGCGCCGGCGGCCCACTATCGCCTCCTGCCAG GGCTGGACAAGCCGCGACGGCTAACGTGCAGGCGGGCAGAGGATATGTCTTCGGTGGAATACTT GACGTAGAAGAGACAGAAGAAGAGCTCCGCGGCGAGCTGAGCGACAGTCTGCTCATGCTGGACCTGGAGGCGGCGCGCTGGCACGCGGTGACGCTGGGCGGCGCCCGGCAGGCCAGGGCGGACCAGGAGACACAGGATGAGAAGGAGCCTGAGCCAGAGCCTGCAGTTG TGGTAACAGACGAGGTGTTCACGATGAAGATCGgcggcgcccccgcccccgccgccgcggcccccggcgcccccgcccccgcccccgccccgcgcgccggCCCCACCCCCCGCATGTCCGCCATGATGTGCGTGCAGAGGTCCGTGCTCTACGTGTACGGGGGGCTGCTGGAACAGGATGAGAAGCACTTCTATTTGAGCGATTTGTATGCGCTGG ACCTGCACAAGTTGTCAGAGTGGAAGACGGTGGTAGCTCAGCCCGGGCTGCCCGCGTGGTACGGCTCCGACTCAGAATGGGACAGCAGTGAGGGCAGTGACAGCGACTCCAGCGAGAGTGAGGATGATGAATAA